In Bacteroides coprosuis DSM 18011, the following are encoded in one genomic region:
- a CDS encoding hypothetical protein (COGs: COG3593 ATP-dependent endonuclease of the OLD family~KEGG: plu:plu0598 hypothetical protein~SPTR: Similar to unknown protein;~IMG reference gene:2504107301): MLTITKIKLHNFKRFKNLTLDFNPDINIFVGDNESGKSTILQAIDLVARGSRTRVENIGLNKLFNIENMLEYMKGDRNPTNLPEMYVELYFSNQPDPSLEGINNSISQICSGIRLRCIPNDDYSQQIYQLLQNPHASFPLEFYNVIFDTFAGESFNAYTKKLKSLFVDNSTIGSPRAMREYVNDIYHAQLTDVQRVNARYAYKDSKIQFQTQTLSQYNALVHPYSFAIRESADDNIETDITLLENEIPLENKGMGTQCFIKTELSMNRAINSIDMVLIEEPENHLSYIKMLELITLIKGTRNRQLFISTHSDLIATRLNLKKCLLFNSLSTNVVGLADLSEDTADFFTKAPDNNMLQFVLSSKSILVEGDAEFILMEALYKRTIDKDLYASGIGVIAVDGKCFKRYLEIAKLLHNKVAVITDNDSDYNSNIKDIYVDYIQNQFDNIRIFSDIDDARHTFEICIYQDNQDICNDEFQTPRRRLDTIDYMLKNKADVAYRLLKNRMDTLIVPQYIQKAIKWIDA; this comes from the coding sequence ATGCTTACAATAACCAAAATAAAACTGCATAATTTTAAAAGATTCAAAAACCTTACCCTGGATTTTAATCCTGATATTAATATTTTTGTTGGAGATAACGAATCTGGAAAGAGTACAATTTTACAAGCTATTGATCTTGTTGCTCGTGGAAGTAGAACACGTGTTGAGAATATTGGTCTTAATAAACTATTTAACATTGAGAATATGCTTGAATATATGAAAGGAGATAGAAATCCTACTAATTTGCCAGAGATGTATGTAGAACTCTACTTTTCTAATCAACCAGATCCTTCGTTGGAAGGTATAAATAATAGCATTAGTCAGATATGTTCAGGCATTAGACTACGTTGTATTCCAAATGATGATTATAGTCAGCAAATATACCAATTGTTACAAAATCCGCATGCTTCTTTTCCATTAGAATTTTACAATGTCATATTTGATACTTTTGCTGGAGAATCATTCAATGCTTATACTAAGAAGTTGAAGAGTCTCTTTGTAGACAACTCTACTATAGGCAGTCCACGTGCTATGCGCGAATACGTTAACGATATCTATCACGCACAGTTAACTGATGTACAGAGAGTGAATGCAAGGTATGCTTACAAGGATAGTAAAATTCAGTTCCAAACTCAAACATTGTCTCAATATAATGCTTTAGTACATCCTTATAGTTTTGCTATTAGGGAATCGGCAGATGATAATATTGAAACGGATATTACACTTTTGGAAAATGAGATTCCTTTGGAAAACAAAGGTATGGGTACTCAATGTTTCATAAAGACAGAGCTATCAATGAATAGAGCAATTAATAGCATTGACATGGTATTAATTGAGGAACCAGAAAATCATTTGAGTTATATCAAAATGTTGGAACTCATTACACTTATAAAAGGTACAAGAAATCGTCAGCTTTTTATCTCTACTCATAGTGACCTTATCGCCACAAGATTGAATTTGAAGAAATGTTTGCTTTTCAATAGTTTGTCTACCAACGTAGTTGGTTTGGCTGATTTGTCTGAAGACACAGCTGATTTCTTCACGAAAGCTCCCGATAACAATATGCTCCAGTTTGTGTTGTCTTCAAAATCTATTTTGGTAGAAGGCGACGCAGAGTTTATACTGATGGAAGCTTTGTATAAAAGAACAATTGATAAAGATCTTTATGCAAGTGGAATAGGTGTTATTGCAGTTGATGGTAAATGCTTTAAAAGATATTTAGAAATAGCTAAATTGTTGCATAATAAGGTGGCGGTAATAACCGATAACGATAGTGACTATAATTCTAATATAAAGGACATTTACGTGGACTACATTCAAAATCAATTCGATAATATTCGCATTTTTTCAGACATTGATGATGCAAGACATACTTTTGAAATATGTATTTATCAAGATAACCAAGATATATGTAATGATGAGTTCCAGACTCCAAGACGCAGATTAGATACAATAGATTATATGCTTAAAAATAAGGCAGATGTAGCATATAGGTTATTAAAAAATAGGATGGACACACTTATCGTTCCACAATATATACAAAAAGCAATAAAATGGATAGACGCTTAA
- a CDS encoding leucine rich repeat variant (InterPro IPR004830~KEGG: cyn:Cyan7425_4105 leucine rich repeat variant~SPTR: Leucine rich repeat variant;~IMG reference gene:2504107303~PFAM: Leucine rich repeat variant) encodes MEEKQRNRKEIKMFTCILENLSKDPSVKVRVAVATNILTPENILKRLAKDTSFNVRRVVQGSKHVSSELIELLNKRQALLDERDKASQFYTSLDSLEKLARDKDFAVRQGVASNPKTQKDILAELSKDENIRVRQGVASNPSTPLDILRDLAEDKDFRVRGSVARNPNTPIETLTLLSDYSYYRVREVVASNTNISQALIQKLAKDEHPAVRQEIASNAKTPIEILRKLAEDVDPWVRSTVTTNENVTLELLEKLAKDEDFRPRQGVAKNKNLPISLLVQLMKDENTDVQKAAINNVNAPLELLTEMAKQENEDIRALVASSTFGIR; translated from the coding sequence ATGGAAGAGAAACAAAGAAATCGGAAAGAAATCAAAATGTTCACTTGCATTTTGGAGAACTTATCGAAAGATCCTAGTGTAAAAGTTAGGGTAGCCGTTGCAACCAACATTTTGACTCCAGAAAATATTTTAAAAAGACTAGCCAAAGATACTAGTTTTAATGTGAGACGTGTGGTGCAAGGGAGTAAGCACGTATCATCCGAATTGATAGAATTACTGAACAAGCGACAAGCTTTGCTCGATGAAAGAGATAAGGCTTCACAATTTTATACTTCACTAGATTCTTTGGAGAAACTAGCAAGAGATAAAGACTTTGCCGTTCGACAAGGTGTGGCAAGTAATCCCAAAACCCAAAAAGATATACTAGCAGAACTCTCTAAAGATGAGAATATACGTGTTCGCCAGGGTGTGGCTAGTAACCCTAGTACACCCCTTGATATACTGCGAGATTTGGCAGAGGACAAAGATTTTAGAGTGAGGGGTTCTGTAGCAAGGAATCCGAATACCCCTATTGAAACCTTAACTCTCCTCTCCGATTACTCTTATTATCGGGTTAGAGAAGTGGTAGCAAGCAATACCAATATCTCTCAAGCTTTGATACAGAAACTAGCAAAGGATGAACACCCTGCTGTGAGACAAGAGATTGCAAGTAACGCAAAGACACCCATAGAGATATTAAGGAAACTGGCTGAGGATGTAGATCCGTGGGTGCGATCCACTGTAACAACCAATGAAAATGTGACTTTGGAGTTACTCGAAAAACTGGCTAAAGATGAAGATTTCAGGCCACGACAAGGAGTAGCCAAAAACAAGAATTTGCCTATCTCCCTGCTTGTTCAACTGATGAAAGATGAAAACACGGATGTTCAAAAAGCAGCGATCAATAATGTTAATGCACCTTTAGAGTTGCTTACAGAAATGGCAAAACAGGAGAATGAAGATATACGAGCATTGGTGGCAAGTAGTACATTTGGCATTCGCTAA
- a CDS encoding N-carbamoylputrescine amidase (COGs: COG0388 amidohydrolase~InterPro IPR003010~KEGG: bfs:BF2465 putative hydrolase~PFAM: Nitrilase/cyanide hydratase and apolipoprotein N-acyltransferase~PRIAM: N-carbamoylputrescine amidase~SPTR: Putative uncharacterized protein;~IMG reference gene:2504107299~PFAM: Carbon-nitrogen hydrolase) — translation MTKQRTINVGLVQQSNSSDIKKNLMKLANSIAELAGKGAQLIVLQELHNSLYFCQTEDVDTFDLAETIPGPSTGFYGELAAKYKVVLVTSLFEKRAPGLYHNTAVVFDTDGTIAGKYRKMHIPDDPAYYEKFYFTPGDMGFTPIQTSLGKLGVLVCWDQWYPEAARLMALQGAEVLIYPTAIGWESSDAADEKKRQLDAWVISQRGHAVANGLPVISVNRVGHEKDPSKQTNGIQFWGNSFVVGPQGEFLAKAGNDKDENLLVEVDLTRSENVRRWWPFLRDRRIDAYQEIVKRYID, via the coding sequence ATGACTAAACAGAGAACAATAAACGTAGGTCTAGTGCAACAGTCCAATAGCTCGGATATCAAAAAGAATTTGATGAAATTGGCTAATAGTATTGCTGAGCTAGCTGGTAAAGGGGCTCAACTTATTGTGTTACAAGAGTTGCACAACTCTCTTTACTTTTGTCAAACAGAAGATGTTGATACTTTCGATTTAGCAGAAACAATTCCTGGACCTTCCACAGGTTTTTATGGAGAGTTGGCGGCTAAATACAAAGTGGTATTGGTTACTTCTCTTTTTGAAAAGAGAGCTCCTGGCCTTTACCATAATACTGCCGTTGTTTTCGATACGGATGGTACTATTGCAGGAAAGTATCGCAAGATGCATATTCCCGATGATCCTGCTTACTACGAGAAATTCTATTTCACTCCAGGAGATATGGGCTTCACTCCTATCCAAACCTCACTAGGTAAACTAGGTGTTTTGGTCTGTTGGGATCAGTGGTATCCAGAAGCTGCCAGACTAATGGCTCTTCAAGGTGCAGAAGTCTTAATTTACCCTACAGCTATTGGTTGGGAAAGCTCTGATGCTGCCGATGAAAAGAAACGTCAGCTCGATGCTTGGGTGATTTCTCAAAGAGGTCATGCGGTGGCAAATGGATTACCCGTAATCTCTGTCAACCGTGTGGGACATGAGAAAGATCCGTCTAAGCAAACAAATGGTATTCAGTTTTGGGGCAACAGTTTTGTTGTAGGTCCTCAAGGTGAGTTCCTAGCCAAAGCGGGCAACGATAAAGATGAAAATCTGTTGGTAGAGGTGGATCTTACTCGTTCGGAAAATGTACGTCGTTGGTGGCCTTTCTTACGAGATAGAAGAATTGATGCTTACCAAGAGATAGTGAAAAGATATATCGACTAA
- a CDS encoding chloramphenicol acetyltransferase (COGs: COG4845 Chloramphenicol O-acetyltransferase~InterPro IPR001707~KEGG: ctc:CTC01425 chloramphenicol acetyltransferase~PFAM: Chloramphenicol acetyltransferase~SPTR: Putative uncharacterized protein;~manually curated~IMG reference gene:2504107307~PFAM: Chloramphenicol acetyltransferase), protein MDISTWDRREHYEFFNLAAPCFNLSFPLDVTNLYAYAHEHKLSFYLILVYLSTEVMNEVENFRFKIIDDEVYLVDRLHPMFTHMKKGHSLFHVTAYKLDEPMDEFCVRAKELTENQTTFISNPDNLGHEEVIYFSSFPWVEMISLTNEHDADPNHSISRITWGKYINWGGRLKMNVSVEANHRLVDGYHIAQFAMKLQERIDKM, encoded by the coding sequence ATAGATATATCTACTTGGGACAGACGCGAGCATTATGAATTCTTTAATCTGGCAGCTCCTTGTTTTAACCTGAGTTTCCCCCTCGATGTAACCAATCTCTATGCTTATGCTCACGAGCATAAACTTTCTTTCTACCTGATATTAGTCTATTTATCTACAGAAGTAATGAACGAGGTAGAAAACTTTAGATTCAAAATTATAGATGATGAGGTTTATCTGGTTGACCGACTACACCCTATGTTTACACACATGAAGAAAGGGCATAGTCTTTTCCATGTTACTGCTTATAAGCTTGATGAACCTATGGATGAATTCTGTGTACGGGCTAAAGAACTGACAGAAAATCAGACTACTTTCATTTCCAATCCTGATAATTTAGGCCATGAAGAAGTAATCTATTTCTCTAGTTTCCCGTGGGTAGAAATGATTTCACTAACAAATGAACATGATGCAGACCCTAATCATTCCATTTCTCGTATTACATGGGGAAAATATATCAATTGGGGAGGCAGACTCAAGATGAATGTATCCGTGGAAGCCAATCACAGACTCGTAGATGGGTACCACATTGCACAGTTTGCTATGAAGCTACAAGAGAGAATTGATAAGATGTAA
- a CDS encoding hypothetical protein (KEGG: ame:411217 gemin3~SPTR: Putative uncharacterized protein;~IMG reference gene:2504107306) — MNIENANRFEMGLLEYKRLLNQGKTNSLNKDCKTGMVKNILAIADSMPIYGYENVIGYYYKNFLYLLAKDHVVDRDEFNVVHKNLLNTLIELTVARNAKIKEEVDNIGDLVSILENSNNELSINDLVILLQEYEYSLTLSRVLIDKSQSECYNYTDLMVRLINRCIRIIHDGLDTLLICKTDESSVAIERSFTQKKFLEALSILDTMHKMDVLPILSAKINRYFKSLCATYLNVFGEEFKPEDSLIHLKYEQDMECYQHCLSVNKFDTYIKEYPEGIFIVEAECEDAQAEKLFDVSNWCDCYKDSKIDVYLEECPTGIFVTTAQKLIAECN; from the coding sequence GTGAATATAGAAAATGCAAATCGATTTGAGATGGGTTTATTGGAGTACAAACGTCTTCTAAACCAGGGTAAAACAAATTCTTTAAACAAAGACTGTAAAACGGGTATGGTAAAGAATATCTTAGCAATAGCAGATAGTATGCCTATTTATGGATATGAAAATGTAATAGGGTATTACTACAAAAACTTTCTTTACTTACTAGCTAAAGATCATGTAGTAGATAGAGATGAATTTAATGTGGTTCATAAAAACTTACTCAACACCCTAATTGAACTGACAGTAGCTCGTAATGCAAAAATAAAAGAGGAGGTTGATAATATTGGTGATTTAGTCAGTATTCTTGAAAATTCTAATAATGAACTAAGTATTAATGATTTAGTCATTCTTCTGCAAGAATATGAATATTCACTCACACTTTCTCGTGTGCTAATAGATAAAAGCCAAAGTGAATGCTATAATTATACAGACCTAATGGTGCGCTTGATAAATAGATGTATAAGAATAATTCATGACGGTTTGGATACCTTACTTATCTGCAAAACAGATGAAAGTAGCGTGGCTATTGAAAGATCTTTTACACAAAAGAAGTTTCTAGAAGCTCTTTCTATATTAGATACCATGCATAAAATGGATGTACTTCCTATTCTGAGTGCTAAAATAAATCGTTATTTCAAAAGCCTCTGTGCTACTTATCTAAATGTATTTGGAGAAGAGTTTAAACCAGAAGACTCCTTAATTCATTTAAAGTATGAGCAGGATATGGAGTGTTACCAACACTGTCTATCGGTGAATAAGTTTGATACGTACATAAAGGAATATCCCGAAGGAATATTTATTGTTGAAGCAGAATGCGAAGATGCTCAAGCCGAAAAACTATTCGATGTGTCCAACTGGTGTGACTGTTACAAGGATTCAAAAATAGATGTATATCTTGAAGAATGTCCTACAGGTATATTTGTCACTACTGCGCAAAAACTAATAGCAGAATGTAACTAG
- a CDS encoding transposase IS4 family protein (InterPro IPR002559~KEGG: bcy:Bcer98_1656 transposase IS4 family protein~PFAM: Transposase, IS4-like~SPTR: Transposase;~IMG reference gene:2504107308~PFAM: Transposase DDE domain; Transposase domain (DUF772)): MLVQQQKLQLSSYSDLYDLVIPKDNLLRKINELIDFTFVYDELVEKYCHNNGRNAESPIRMFKYLLLKTIYNISDVDVVERSGYDMSFKYFLEMTPEDEVINPSSLTKFRKLRLKDIDLLNLLISKTVSIAIEKGIIQSKSIIVDATHTLSRSNPISPIDVLKERAKQVRKVVYSVNQVKQGSLPPKNENNDLSSELDYCDKLEKEIGSDLALSSLPKVKEKLNLLKEAIEDTKDHYTLSKDTDARTGHKSSDSSFFGFKTHIAITEERIITAATITSAEKGDGPQLPELLKISKQNGIQVNTIIGDTAYSGKENLKLANEHGIKVVAKLNPGITQGHRKQEDKFDYNKDAGMFVCPAGHLAIRKARQGKKNSGKNQTYTYLFDIEKCKTCALKDGCYKPGAKSKTYAVTIKSDEHRDQMTFQESDYFREKSKHRYKVEAKNSELKNVHGYGRASSYGIENMQMQGAMAIFVVNLKRILKLNM, from the coding sequence ATGTTAGTACAACAACAAAAACTTCAGCTAAGCTCATATTCAGATTTGTACGATTTAGTAATTCCTAAAGACAATTTACTTCGTAAAATAAATGAGCTAATCGATTTTACTTTTGTTTATGATGAGCTAGTCGAAAAGTATTGCCATAATAATGGTAGAAATGCGGAAAGTCCCATCCGTATGTTCAAATACTTACTACTCAAAACTATCTATAATATCTCTGATGTCGATGTAGTAGAGCGCTCTGGTTATGATATGTCCTTTAAATACTTTCTAGAAATGACTCCAGAGGATGAAGTTATCAATCCCAGCTCGCTTACTAAATTTAGGAAGCTTCGTTTAAAAGATATAGACCTACTCAATTTATTGATAAGCAAGACTGTTTCCATAGCTATTGAAAAAGGTATTATTCAATCTAAGTCCATTATTGTAGACGCTACCCATACACTTTCCCGCTCCAATCCAATCTCACCAATAGATGTTCTTAAAGAACGAGCTAAACAAGTTCGTAAGGTCGTTTATTCCGTAAATCAAGTAAAGCAAGGAAGTTTACCCCCAAAGAATGAAAACAATGATTTATCAAGTGAACTTGATTATTGTGATAAGCTTGAAAAGGAAATAGGATCAGATCTTGCATTGAGCTCATTGCCCAAGGTTAAGGAGAAGCTCAATCTATTAAAAGAAGCAATTGAAGACACAAAAGATCATTATACGTTATCTAAAGATACTGATGCACGGACAGGTCATAAAAGTTCTGACTCCTCATTCTTTGGATTCAAAACTCATATAGCCATAACAGAAGAACGAATTATTACGGCAGCAACCATCACCTCAGCAGAAAAGGGAGATGGTCCCCAGCTTCCAGAATTATTAAAGATAAGCAAGCAAAATGGAATTCAAGTCAACACAATTATTGGTGATACCGCATATTCAGGAAAGGAAAATTTAAAATTAGCAAATGAACATGGTATAAAAGTTGTTGCCAAATTGAATCCAGGGATTACTCAAGGTCATAGGAAGCAAGAAGATAAGTTTGACTACAATAAGGATGCAGGAATGTTCGTATGCCCAGCTGGTCACTTAGCTATTAGAAAAGCACGTCAAGGGAAAAAGAACAGTGGTAAAAATCAAACTTATACATACCTTTTTGATATTGAAAAATGTAAAACTTGTGCTCTTAAAGATGGTTGTTATAAGCCTGGGGCAAAGTCTAAAACTTATGCTGTAACCATTAAATCTGATGAGCACAGAGATCAAATGACTTTTCAGGAATCAGATTACTTTAGAGAGAAGTCAAAACACAGATATAAAGTTGAAGCTAAGAATAGTGAACTGAAAAATGTACACGGATATGGCAGAGCCTCTTCCTATGGCATTGAAAATATGCAAATGCAAGGAGCGATGGCTATTTTCGTTGTGAATTTAAAGCGAATACTCAAATTGAATATGTGA
- a CDS encoding hypothetical protein (KEGG: xcv:XCV0225 hypothetical protein~SPTR: Putative uncharacterized protein;~IMG reference gene:2504107300~PFAM: Viral (Superfamily 1) RNA helicase) codes for MDRRLILAVAGSGKTTFLINMLNLEKRFLIVTYTDNNVANIRKCIIKKFGYVPHNVTLISYFQFLIHVCYRPFLKDKIRAKGIMWNMPNQQTLRLRRDNPIFYLTKERYLYYNRIAKLCIEVCPNLIKERIEKFYDYFMIDEVQDLGGHDFNLIQAIIPTTIDCLLVGDFYQHTFDTSSDGNVNSGLYKDYKKYKNKWSTLGITVDETSLSNSFRCSPATCEFVTKQLDIQINSHRQDSTRITLVNNQAETDFLFNDNTKVKLFYQEASKYSCFAENWGKSKGLDSFQDVCIVLNKKTLGAYKKHTLHQLTPSTRNKFYVACTRAKRDIYYIPHTFTDKYKQ; via the coding sequence ATGGATAGACGCTTAATACTTGCAGTAGCAGGATCTGGAAAAACAACTTTCTTAATAAATATGCTAAACTTGGAGAAACGTTTCCTTATTGTTACGTATACTGATAATAATGTTGCGAACATCCGTAAGTGTATAATTAAAAAATTTGGCTATGTACCTCACAATGTTACACTTATTTCATATTTTCAATTTCTGATACATGTATGCTATCGACCTTTTTTAAAGGATAAGATTAGGGCTAAAGGTATCATGTGGAATATGCCAAATCAGCAAACATTAAGGTTAAGGCGAGATAATCCTATATTTTATCTAACTAAGGAAAGATATTTATATTATAATAGAATTGCCAAATTGTGTATAGAAGTTTGTCCAAATTTGATTAAGGAACGTATAGAAAAGTTCTATGATTACTTCATGATTGATGAAGTTCAAGATCTTGGTGGGCATGATTTCAACTTGATACAAGCAATTATTCCTACAACTATTGATTGTCTATTGGTGGGTGATTTCTATCAGCATACTTTTGATACCAGTAGTGATGGCAATGTAAATAGTGGGTTATATAAAGACTACAAGAAATACAAAAATAAATGGTCGACTTTAGGGATTACTGTTGACGAAACGTCACTTTCAAATAGCTTTAGATGTTCTCCTGCAACTTGCGAGTTTGTTACAAAGCAATTAGATATTCAAATTAACTCTCATAGGCAAGATAGCACAAGAATTACCTTAGTTAATAACCAAGCTGAAACAGATTTTCTCTTTAATGATAACACAAAAGTTAAACTATTCTATCAAGAAGCTAGCAAGTACTCCTGTTTCGCCGAAAACTGGGGTAAATCTAAAGGTTTAGACAGTTTTCAAGATGTATGTATTGTACTGAATAAAAAAACCCTCGGAGCATATAAAAAACACACTCTCCATCAACTGACTCCGTCAACCCGGAATAAATTTTATGTAGCATGTACAAGAGCAAAAAGGGATATATACTATATACCACATACATTTACCGATAAATACAAACAATAA
- a CDS encoding hypothetical protein (KEGG: lip:LIC091 hypothetical protein~SPTR: Putative uncharacterized protein;~IMG reference gene:2504107304) translates to MGANEKLYAQRIAQYKEVLVHECSNDSAAIIERAKQVINQYIGEYPTWYFSRMEKDLKLKAMLQLIEEQEWLHEGDSSELEARKNHLNAIRAAKAKQRQRYDYTYLKEYVKPYQVAVKTSCKNDTEAIKKRALELIDEYIRWAPSEYFSTDDKDLRFFAMVKLLEELYFQSKGLTIN, encoded by the coding sequence ATGGGTGCAAACGAAAAGCTATATGCTCAGCGTATAGCACAGTACAAGGAAGTACTGGTACACGAATGTAGTAATGATTCTGCCGCTATCATAGAGCGTGCAAAACAAGTAATTAACCAATACATCGGAGAATATCCTACTTGGTATTTCTCACGGATGGAAAAAGACTTAAAGCTAAAAGCAATGCTTCAGCTTATTGAGGAGCAAGAGTGGTTGCACGAGGGGGATAGTAGTGAACTAGAAGCTCGGAAGAATCACTTAAATGCTATACGAGCAGCTAAAGCAAAACAGCGGCAAAGGTATGATTACACCTACTTGAAGGAGTATGTAAAACCGTATCAAGTAGCTGTTAAAACTAGTTGCAAGAATGATACTGAAGCGATAAAAAAGAGAGCTTTAGAGTTGATAGATGAATACATTCGTTGGGCTCCTTCTGAATATTTTTCTACAGACGACAAAGATTTGCGCTTTTTCGCTATGGTAAAATTGCTCGAAGAACTTTATTTTCAGTCTAAGGGATTGACTATAAATTAA
- a CDS encoding hypothetical protein (KEGG: cbl:CLK_0016 hypothetical protein~SPTR: Putative uncharacterized protein;~IMG reference gene:2504107305) codes for MKNELLNSFLEGVRDYKNSYTHVLLYSGETRNPAYYSVKLINRAKELTEHADYKLLGYLYSDILLNLASCIASQKIYIDAIDLLSKQNDACLDYYGQMKIKKEFFALQEAILAFDNRRLIDMNDVKSFVEECIPHIYYLFIFAEQDQIKEEYSAAVDQVIRMVIESLMHLLSAEAYKNASLTTEDVRGLYLNAIAILYALLQTDINSDIKHSLMQYKGLLEEDFKSLSGYSVDPSQLAKVINLSNRDDFHCFLNCSKIQNYTTYLLEYPQGIYHDWAVYTDAAMRLIPEVKLWVDSFRTRNFGYYSLKYPNGLFNDLDRYLLQRLC; via the coding sequence ATGAAAAATGAGCTTTTAAATTCGTTTCTGGAAGGTGTGAGGGATTACAAAAATTCTTATACACATGTGCTTTTGTATAGTGGAGAAACAAGGAACCCTGCATATTATTCTGTAAAATTGATAAATAGGGCGAAAGAACTAACAGAGCATGCCGATTATAAGCTGCTCGGGTATCTGTATTCTGATATTTTACTCAATTTAGCAAGCTGCATAGCGAGTCAAAAAATTTACATTGATGCAATCGACTTATTGAGTAAGCAGAATGATGCTTGTTTGGATTATTATGGGCAGATGAAAATCAAAAAAGAGTTTTTTGCCCTCCAAGAGGCCATTCTCGCCTTCGATAATCGTAGGCTAATTGATATGAATGATGTAAAGAGCTTTGTTGAAGAGTGTATTCCACATATTTACTACCTGTTTATCTTTGCTGAGCAAGATCAAATCAAAGAAGAATATTCTGCGGCAGTGGATCAGGTTATCCGTATGGTGATAGAATCTTTGATGCACTTACTGAGTGCTGAAGCCTATAAAAACGCATCACTTACCACCGAAGATGTACGGGGTTTGTACCTAAATGCTATAGCGATACTCTATGCGTTGTTGCAGACAGATATCAATAGTGATATCAAGCATTCCTTAATGCAGTATAAAGGGCTGTTAGAGGAGGATTTTAAATCCTTATCGGGTTATTCTGTAGATCCTAGTCAGTTAGCTAAAGTGATTAATTTGTCAAATCGGGATGATTTTCATTGCTTTTTAAATTGCTCTAAAATACAAAACTATACCACATACCTTTTGGAATACCCACAGGGGATATACCACGATTGGGCCGTATATACAGATGCTGCTATGCGCTTAATTCCCGAGGTTAAGCTCTGGGTAGATAGCTTTAGAACTCGCAATTTTGGTTATTATAGCTTGAAGTATCCCAATGGATTATTCAATGATTTAGATCGATATTTACTACAAAGACTTTGCTGA
- a CDS encoding hypothetical protein (COGs: COG4545 Glutaredoxin-related protein~KEGG: bvu:BVU_3755 hypothetical protein~SPTR: Putative uncharacterized protein;~IMG reference gene:2504107302), with product MIKIYGMSTCPDCTCLEEQVKGNDKYESIDIGLHVKDLKSFLKLRDNNPIFDEAKKMGSIGIPCFVLEDGTVTLTPEEAGLHSTPASTDAASCSIDGSGC from the coding sequence ATGATAAAAATATATGGAATGAGCACTTGCCCAGACTGTACCTGTCTAGAGGAGCAAGTAAAAGGAAATGATAAGTATGAAAGTATTGATATCGGTTTGCACGTGAAAGACCTTAAATCTTTCCTTAAACTACGTGATAACAACCCTATATTTGATGAAGCTAAGAAAATGGGGTCGATAGGAATACCTTGTTTCGTTCTCGAAGACGGCACAGTAACCCTTACTCCCGAAGAAGCAGGATTGCATTCTACCCCAGCATCTACAGATGCAGCCTCTTGCTCTATTGATGGGAGTGGGTGCTAA